In one window of Pseudodesulfovibrio sediminis DNA:
- a CDS encoding aldehyde ferredoxin oxidoreductase family protein, with amino-acid sequence MKGIFGRVLTIDVTTRTFSIDPLPDLGLPLPGGKALGTRLLLELNTPGVDPLAPGNYLIVTTGPCCGTSAWGGSRYGVYSKSPQTGFYAESYSGGKTPEAIDRTGFDAVIITGASDTLLALAVHPDGCDFHDVPDLAGVETYQTEDEILARFAPTGDGFGKPGAMVIGPAGENLVSFSVIENDYWRSAGRSGMGAVLGSKKVKGIVFCGDRKREIADPKGLKAFAKQFITEHRDSPATKAYKARGTTLMVELMNTAGAFPTRYWSSGTCDHWEHISGDTFHEQHDITPHACLKCFMACGRKARIVSGPHKGLQIEGPEYETIYAFGGLCMIRGMDEIAHLNDLCDRLGMDTISAGNLCGLVAEASSQGRLDAPLTYGDGEAISALLDQIANRDGLGDILADGIAKAAKKLDLEDMAVHVKGMEPAGYDPRVLKGMGLSYGTSPRGACHLRTTFYKPELSGMIPPETIDGKADMLINFEDRLVLFDCLILCRFYRDMYGWEQLAELLTLITGETWTEAALRKAASDVVDNTRRFNIQEGLTPDHDLLPRKLHEALPTGHVITREEYALLLSDYYSLRGWDISGNPQSEPTATTK; translated from the coding sequence ATGAAAGGGATCTTCGGTCGCGTACTTACCATCGATGTCACCACGCGGACATTTTCCATTGATCCGCTGCCCGACCTCGGCCTGCCTCTGCCCGGAGGCAAGGCGCTTGGCACCCGGTTGCTCCTGGAGCTGAACACGCCGGGTGTCGACCCCCTTGCCCCAGGCAACTACCTGATCGTGACCACAGGCCCCTGCTGCGGCACCTCGGCATGGGGCGGAAGCCGCTACGGCGTTTACTCCAAATCTCCGCAGACAGGGTTCTACGCAGAGTCCTATTCAGGGGGAAAAACGCCTGAAGCCATCGACCGAACAGGTTTTGATGCCGTCATCATCACGGGCGCGTCCGATACGCTGCTCGCCCTGGCGGTCCACCCGGACGGCTGTGATTTCCATGACGTTCCCGACCTGGCCGGAGTGGAGACCTATCAGACCGAAGACGAGATACTGGCCCGGTTCGCTCCCACAGGGGACGGATTCGGCAAACCCGGCGCCATGGTCATCGGACCGGCCGGTGAAAATCTGGTCAGCTTCTCGGTCATCGAAAACGACTACTGGCGCTCTGCCGGTCGTAGCGGCATGGGTGCGGTCCTCGGCTCCAAGAAAGTCAAAGGCATCGTGTTCTGCGGCGACCGCAAACGGGAAATAGCCGACCCCAAGGGGCTGAAGGCCTTTGCCAAGCAGTTCATCACCGAACACAGGGATTCTCCGGCAACCAAAGCGTACAAGGCTCGCGGCACGACCCTGATGGTCGAGCTCATGAACACGGCCGGGGCCTTCCCGACCCGCTACTGGTCATCCGGCACCTGCGATCACTGGGAACATATCAGCGGCGACACCTTTCACGAGCAACATGACATCACGCCCCATGCGTGCCTCAAGTGTTTCATGGCGTGCGGACGCAAGGCGCGCATCGTCTCCGGCCCCCACAAAGGGCTCCAGATCGAAGGCCCCGAGTACGAGACCATCTACGCCTTCGGCGGCCTGTGCATGATCAGGGGCATGGATGAAATCGCCCACCTCAATGATCTCTGCGACCGCCTCGGCATGGACACGATCTCCGCCGGAAACCTGTGCGGCCTCGTGGCCGAAGCGTCAAGCCAGGGCCGACTGGATGCGCCACTGACCTACGGTGACGGCGAAGCCATCTCCGCCCTGCTCGATCAGATCGCCAACCGCGATGGGCTGGGGGACATCCTGGCGGACGGCATTGCCAAAGCCGCCAAAAAACTCGACCTCGAAGACATGGCCGTCCACGTCAAGGGCATGGAGCCTGCCGGATACGACCCTCGCGTTCTCAAGGGCATGGGATTGTCCTACGGCACCTCTCCGCGCGGCGCCTGCCATCTGCGGACCACGTTCTACAAGCCGGAACTGTCCGGCATGATTCCGCCGGAGACCATAGACGGCAAAGCGGATATGCTCATCAATTTTGAAGACCGGCTGGTTCTGTTCGACTGTCTCATACTCTGCCGCTTTTACCGCGACATGTATGGTTGGGAACAGCTTGCCGAACTGCTCACCCTGATAACGGGAGAGACATGGACCGAGGCGGCCCTCCGCAAGGCAGCGTCCGACGTGGTGGACAACACCCGCCGCTTCAACATCCAGGAAGGGCTCACGCCCGACCACGATTTACTGCCACGAAAACTGCATGAAGCGCTGCCCACGGGCCACGTTATAACCCGGGAGGAATACGCCCTCCTGTTGAGCGATTACTACAGCCTGCGCGGTTGGGACATTTCCGGGAATCCCCAGTCCGAACCCACGGCAACCACCAAGTAG
- the gabT gene encoding 4-aminobutyrate--2-oxoglutarate transaminase codes for MIKTDELLQRRNKAVPRGVINLTSIYADSASNATVTDVEGNTYIDFASGIGVNNVGHCHPEVVSAVQKQAAKMLHTCFHVMPYEGYVAVAEKLNALTPGDFDKMTGLFNSGAEAVENAIKVARYATGRPAIIASGSGFHGRTLLASTLTAKIKPYKAGFGPYAPEVYRIPYAYCYRCPVGCSYPSCNIECAELLKKRFVDMVDPESVAAIILEPVAGEGGFVVPPKEYFPRIKEICEEFGILFIADEVQSGIGRTGTMFAIEQWDMIPDLLTSAKSLGGGMPISACTGRADLMNAPQPGGLGGTYGGNPVSCAASLAALEIAQRDDLPGQSRKLGTTVRAVFEDWARKFDCIGDIRGLGSMLALELVHDRTTKTVAPDLTKAVVAECAKNGLVLLSCGNGGNVIRTLMPLTITDAELERGLSIMEAAFETVTKG; via the coding sequence ATGATCAAAACAGATGAGTTACTTCAGAGACGAAACAAAGCCGTTCCCCGCGGCGTGATCAACCTCACTTCCATTTATGCAGACTCGGCCAGCAACGCCACGGTAACCGATGTAGAGGGCAATACATATATAGACTTTGCCAGCGGCATCGGCGTCAACAATGTGGGGCATTGCCATCCCGAAGTGGTCAGCGCGGTGCAGAAACAGGCAGCCAAGATGCTGCACACCTGTTTCCACGTCATGCCGTATGAAGGCTATGTCGCGGTAGCGGAAAAACTCAATGCGCTGACGCCCGGCGATTTCGACAAGATGACCGGATTATTCAACTCCGGCGCGGAAGCCGTTGAAAACGCCATCAAGGTCGCCCGCTACGCCACCGGTCGCCCCGCCATCATCGCATCCGGCTCCGGGTTCCATGGCCGCACCCTGCTGGCCTCCACCCTGACCGCGAAGATCAAGCCCTACAAGGCCGGTTTCGGCCCCTATGCCCCTGAAGTCTACCGCATTCCCTACGCATACTGTTACCGCTGTCCCGTGGGCTGTTCCTACCCGAGCTGCAACATCGAATGTGCGGAACTGCTGAAGAAACGGTTTGTGGACATGGTGGACCCGGAATCCGTGGCCGCCATCATTCTGGAACCGGTGGCCGGAGAAGGTGGGTTCGTGGTGCCTCCCAAGGAATATTTCCCCCGCATCAAGGAAATCTGTGAAGAGTTCGGCATCCTGTTCATCGCGGATGAAGTCCAGTCCGGCATCGGCCGCACCGGCACCATGTTCGCCATAGAACAGTGGGACATGATCCCTGATCTGCTGACATCGGCCAAGTCCCTGGGCGGCGGTATGCCCATCTCCGCCTGTACGGGACGCGCCGATCTCATGAACGCCCCGCAACCCGGCGGTCTGGGCGGCACATACGGCGGCAACCCCGTCAGCTGTGCCGCGTCCCTCGCGGCTCTGGAAATCGCCCAGCGCGACGACCTGCCCGGACAATCTCGGAAACTCGGCACCACGGTCAGAGCCGTCTTTGAAGACTGGGCCAGGAAATTCGACTGCATCGGCGATATCCGCGGTTTGGGTTCCATGCTTGCCCTGGAGCTGGTCCATGACCGCACGACCAAGACCGTTGCCCCGGATCTGACCAAGGCCGTGGTGGCGGAGTGCGCCAAAAACGGACTCGTTCTGCTCTCCTGCGGCAATGGCGGCAACGTCATCCGCACGCTCATGCCCCTGACCATCACCGACGCAGAGCTTGAACGCGGCCTCTCCATCATGGAAGCGGCCTTTGAGACGGTAACCAAGGGTTAA
- a CDS encoding sigma 54-interacting transcriptional regulator, with amino-acid sequence MPHNPSVDIPFHLILSHLDVPVIAVALDRKVVYATPSADQAFDYEPGEMYGLELARIIPGIDVDQTTDTEFEHATAGKFTVVTNPILMNDEIVGTLISVHPSNEESGVTQTKEYKRLAAHMEAVFETSSDGIWITDGDGVVLDINKASENLNSIYAAQAIGKNVAELVKESFIDRSATLEVLKKKRRISVLQQVRKTGRQLIVTGTPTFNEDGSIRLVVLNERDITDLNELRSTLAQTRKAKEKAEAELTGLSLMELKKGHVVAESTSMRKAMETAQKLAKFETSEILLMGESGTGKGLLAKFIHDTSPRRDKPFIQVNCATLPETLFEAELFGYEKGAFTGASEQGKSGMFELAAGGTFFLDEVGEIPLDMQAKLLKCLDDHEYYPLGASQPKRVNCIIVAATNRNLKALVEHKEFRRDLLYRLNTFTVNIPPLRQRPEDVFELTNHYLNQFNTIFKTSKRIGTAGMKIMQKHPFPGNVRELIGVLKKAVVICEEDNLDEYLEDIFERTGEKGREIGTMSEEVGRLERKMLRQAMTACNNTREMAGYLGISQPTVVRKMKRYNLRDA; translated from the coding sequence ATGCCGCATAACCCCTCGGTTGATATACCTTTTCATTTGATTCTCTCCCATCTTGATGTCCCGGTCATTGCCGTGGCTCTCGACCGGAAGGTTGTGTACGCGACACCATCTGCCGATCAGGCTTTCGACTATGAACCCGGCGAGATGTACGGCCTTGAACTGGCCCGGATAATCCCTGGTATCGATGTCGACCAGACGACAGACACGGAATTCGAACACGCCACAGCCGGGAAATTCACTGTGGTCACCAATCCCATTCTCATGAACGACGAGATAGTGGGCACCCTCATATCCGTTCACCCGAGCAATGAGGAAAGCGGCGTTACCCAGACAAAGGAATACAAACGATTGGCCGCGCACATGGAAGCGGTGTTCGAGACGTCCAGTGACGGCATCTGGATAACAGATGGCGATGGCGTGGTGCTGGACATCAACAAGGCCTCCGAGAACCTCAACTCGATCTATGCGGCTCAGGCCATCGGGAAGAATGTCGCGGAACTCGTCAAGGAAAGCTTCATAGACAGATCCGCCACCCTTGAAGTGCTCAAGAAAAAACGGCGCATCTCTGTCCTGCAGCAAGTCCGCAAGACCGGACGCCAACTCATCGTGACCGGCACTCCCACATTCAATGAAGACGGGAGCATACGCCTTGTCGTGCTCAATGAACGGGATATCACCGATCTCAACGAACTCCGCAGCACGCTGGCCCAGACCCGCAAAGCCAAGGAAAAAGCCGAAGCCGAGCTGACCGGCCTCTCCCTCATGGAACTCAAGAAGGGACATGTGGTGGCCGAGAGCACATCCATGCGCAAGGCCATGGAAACCGCGCAAAAACTCGCCAAATTCGAAACATCGGAGATCCTGCTCATGGGCGAATCCGGCACCGGCAAAGGGCTGCTCGCCAAGTTCATCCATGACACCAGCCCCCGCAGAGACAAGCCCTTTATTCAGGTAAACTGCGCCACCCTGCCGGAAACATTATTTGAGGCCGAACTCTTCGGCTATGAGAAAGGCGCGTTTACCGGGGCATCGGAGCAAGGCAAATCAGGCATGTTTGAGTTGGCTGCCGGAGGGACCTTCTTTTTGGATGAAGTGGGTGAAATCCCTCTGGACATGCAGGCCAAGCTGCTCAAATGCCTGGATGATCACGAATATTACCCCTTGGGAGCGAGCCAGCCGAAACGCGTCAACTGCATCATTGTCGCGGCCACCAACCGCAACCTGAAAGCTCTTGTCGAGCACAAGGAATTTCGCCGGGATTTGTTATACAGGCTCAACACCTTCACTGTGAACATACCACCGCTAAGACAACGTCCTGAAGACGTGTTCGAGCTGACCAACCATTACCTCAATCAATTCAATACTATCTTCAAAACCTCGAAACGAATCGGGACGGCCGGCATGAAAATCATGCAAAAACACCCGTTTCCCGGCAATGTCCGCGAACTCATCGGCGTACTCAAGAAAGCCGTGGTCATCTGCGAAGAAGATAATCTGGACGAATATCTTGAAGACATCTTTGAACGAACAGGCGAAAAAGGCCGTGAAATCGGGACCATGTCTGAAGAGGTAGGACGACTGGAGCGCAAGATGCTCCGACAGGCCATGACCGCCTGCAACAACACGCGAGAGATGGCCGGATATCTGGGCATCAGCCAGCCCACGGTCGTCCGAAAAATGAAGCGATACAATCTGCGCGACGCTTGA
- a CDS encoding MauE/DoxX family redox-associated membrane protein, which yields MHRIVLFFTSIWTYRVARLVLGLMFVVAGVIKLAGPYQFAIVIDAFGLVPRFALMPLAYLIPAIEVIAGIGLILDKRGSLPVIGGMTVLFLFVLGYGLHLGLDIDCGCYGPGDPEAEAFSSLRDSFYRDLWLLTGVVFCYWWRWMSVRGQPASSSES from the coding sequence ATGCATCGTATTGTTTTGTTCTTCACATCCATCTGGACCTATCGGGTTGCGCGTCTCGTGCTCGGCCTGATGTTTGTTGTTGCCGGCGTTATCAAGCTCGCTGGGCCATACCAGTTTGCCATCGTCATTGACGCCTTCGGTCTGGTCCCTCGTTTTGCCCTTATGCCTCTGGCCTATCTCATCCCTGCCATCGAAGTAATCGCCGGGATTGGATTGATTCTGGACAAGCGCGGTAGTCTTCCTGTCATCGGGGGGATGACCGTGCTGTTCCTGTTCGTGTTGGGATATGGGTTGCATCTGGGGCTGGACATCGATTGCGGGTGCTACGGTCCCGGCGATCCGGAAGCAGAAGCCTTCAGTAGTTTGCGTGATTCTTTCTACCGTGATTTGTGGCTATTGACCGGGGTGGTGTTCTGTTATTGGTGGCGATGGATGTCAGTGCGGGGCCAACCCGCTTCATCGTCTGAATCGTAA
- a CDS encoding rhodanese-like domain-containing protein: MLSKLKLIAFVAVCCVMVAGTAFAGFFGDKFEDEVVKETGAVKLVREVQKGGYDVVTTEELKGWIDAGKKMIIVDTMPYEASYKKGHVPGAVPFEFPVPDMTEWDTAKTADKTQADYEALLGADKDALIVVYCGFVKCTRSHNGAVWAKKLGYTNVVRYPGGIFAWKGMDYPVETAE, translated from the coding sequence ATGTTGAGTAAATTGAAATTGATTGCATTTGTGGCTGTGTGTTGTGTCATGGTTGCCGGTACGGCCTTTGCGGGCTTCTTTGGCGACAAATTCGAAGACGAGGTCGTCAAGGAAACAGGCGCAGTGAAGCTGGTCCGTGAAGTTCAGAAAGGTGGATACGACGTCGTCACCACTGAAGAGCTCAAAGGATGGATTGACGCCGGCAAGAAAATGATCATCGTGGACACCATGCCGTATGAAGCCAGTTACAAGAAAGGGCATGTACCCGGCGCAGTGCCGTTTGAATTTCCTGTTCCTGACATGACCGAGTGGGACACTGCCAAGACCGCAGACAAGACCCAGGCAGATTACGAAGCATTGCTCGGCGCTGACAAGGATGCACTCATCGTTGTTTACTGCGGGTTCGTGAAATGCACGCGCAGTCACAATGGCGCGGTGTGGGCCAAGAAGCTTGGCTATACCAACGTTGTTCGTTACCCTGGTGGCATCTTTGCCTGGAAGGGTATGGACTACCCCGTCGAAACGGCAGAATAA
- a CDS encoding C-GCAxxG-C-C family protein, whose amino-acid sequence MLKESQLVLSETVAKKAESLYRSRQHLCADAMLLAFNGAFDGGLTEQQAVGLTSGMSIGQGDSGCLCGAVASGALVLGLFLGKDGAYRNAATIRSAVNDLHTRFKRVNKSTCCRVLTKKVKDDQKAHFEQCARYTGEAAGIVADILFERRPELIDRINQAYVTKHDSKTTGIIRLLFNRLFR is encoded by the coding sequence ATGCTGAAAGAATCACAGCTTGTACTCAGTGAGACCGTAGCCAAAAAGGCCGAGTCTCTGTACCGCTCGCGGCAACACCTCTGTGCTGACGCCATGTTGCTGGCGTTCAACGGAGCCTTTGACGGTGGATTGACCGAGCAGCAGGCCGTGGGACTGACTTCAGGCATGTCCATAGGCCAGGGCGATTCCGGCTGTCTGTGCGGGGCCGTGGCCAGCGGTGCGCTGGTGCTGGGGTTGTTTCTGGGCAAGGATGGCGCCTATCGCAATGCAGCCACGATACGGTCGGCGGTCAACGATCTCCACACCCGTTTTAAACGGGTGAACAAGTCCACCTGCTGTCGGGTATTGACCAAGAAGGTCAAAGATGACCAGAAGGCGCATTTCGAGCAGTGTGCCCGGTACACTGGCGAGGCCGCGGGTATTGTGGCCGATATTCTTTTCGAACGCCGCCCTGAGTTGATTGATCGCATCAATCAGGCGTATGTCACCAAACACGACTCCAAAACCACGGGCATTATTCGTCTTCTCTTCAATCGTCTCTTCCGCTAA
- a CDS encoding metal ABC transporter solute-binding protein, Zn/Mn family encodes MNTRIPLSRILIAACLLGTLLPLYPTFAHAGMQVFVSIMPQKYFVQKIGGEMVQVDVLVGPAANPHMYEPSPRQMAALSKSKAYFAIGINLEAVWLDRIRAANRELRVINTQDGIQKLPMAEHDHHDNKAMEHDHEDHEDNGILDPHIWLDPMRARTIAENTCKGLALIDPEHASVYEANLAALLDEINQLDSAIAKTLATLPEDRRSFMVFHPSWGYFAARYNLHQLPIEANGNTPSPRHLIEIIKHGREQGVHVVFVQPQFSQKSAQVIATELDAQVIPLDPLSDDWANNLRHAAEAFRQAASH; translated from the coding sequence ATGAACACACGTATCCCCCTTTCCAGAATCCTTATCGCAGCCTGCCTGCTCGGGACCTTGTTGCCCCTCTACCCGACATTCGCTCACGCCGGGATGCAGGTTTTCGTTTCCATCATGCCGCAGAAATATTTCGTACAGAAAATCGGTGGGGAGATGGTCCAGGTGGACGTTCTTGTCGGCCCGGCAGCCAATCCGCACATGTATGAGCCGTCCCCCAGACAAATGGCCGCGCTCTCCAAGTCCAAAGCGTATTTTGCCATTGGCATCAACCTTGAAGCGGTCTGGCTGGATCGCATCCGGGCGGCCAATAGGGAACTGCGGGTCATCAACACCCAGGACGGTATCCAAAAACTGCCCATGGCAGAGCATGACCACCATGACAACAAGGCGATGGAGCATGACCACGAAGACCATGAAGACAACGGGATTCTTGATCCGCACATCTGGTTGGACCCTATGCGGGCGCGGACCATCGCTGAAAACACCTGCAAGGGGTTGGCCTTGATCGACCCGGAACATGCGTCGGTTTACGAAGCCAACCTGGCTGCGCTCCTTGACGAGATCAACCAGCTCGACAGTGCCATTGCCAAGACGCTCGCCACTCTGCCCGAGGACAGACGATCCTTCATGGTCTTCCACCCTTCGTGGGGCTACTTTGCCGCACGCTATAATCTGCATCAGCTCCCCATTGAGGCAAACGGCAATACTCCCAGCCCGCGCCATCTCATCGAAATCATCAAACATGGCCGCGAACAGGGCGTTCACGTAGTCTTTGTCCAACCGCAATTCTCACAGAAGAGCGCACAGGTCATCGCCACGGAACTGGACGCGCAGGTCATCCCTCTGGACCCGCTCTCGGACGACTGGGCCAACAACCTCAGACACGCAGCCGAGGCATTCAGACAGGCCGCCTCACACTAG
- a CDS encoding glutaredoxin family protein — protein MSKDVTLYALSTCVHCHNTRDFLTEMLGIDGFKCVFTDRLSGDERNDTMRMLRSVNSELSFPTIVIGDDVVLGFKKDKIRELVEAD, from the coding sequence ATGAGTAAAGATGTCACCCTCTACGCGCTGAGCACCTGTGTCCATTGCCATAATACCCGTGACTTTCTGACCGAAATGCTTGGCATTGACGGTTTCAAATGTGTTTTCACCGACCGCTTGTCCGGTGATGAACGAAACGACACCATGCGTATGTTGCGCAGCGTCAATTCAGAACTTTCATTCCCCACCATAGTCATTGGCGACGATGTTGTGCTGGGGTTTAAAAAAGATAAAATTCGTGAGCTAGTGGAGGCCGATTAA
- the nadB gene encoding L-aspartate oxidase, which produces MLQSRFTTQALVIGSGIAGACCALNIAAQGHEVLLLTAGDNLGDGNTAYAQGGIVARGYDDSPALLSKDILKAGCKHNRTKAVNHLSKHGPGAVQKMLIDRIGVPFARKENGDLDMTREGAHSAYRVLYCGDYTGKAIMEKLTEAIQAEPNIKVLSGRTAVDLVTSLHHTTSLSFRYSRTNQCLGAYVYNESNNTVETLLADYTVLATGGAGRLFLHSTNAKCSLGSALAMAHRAGVRLMNAEYVQFHPTALFHRSKRLFLITEAMRGEGAHLVNSKGERFMSRYDPRLELAPRDVVSRAIVDTLHRSGEDCVFLDCRPVEHNLSQRFPTIYKRCLDLGINIDNDPIPVVPAAHYHCGGVYSDLNGLTSLERLYAIGECSCTGVHGANRLASTSLLEGVLWGCNAGDSIGKKLTSKRGVNRRLKDSIPDWQHPGQTQNEDPALIAQDWMNIRSTMWNYAGINRTDQRLSRACEDLRVLIKDLTLFYKTTPLSKPLIDLYHGCFAANIVAMSALSNKRSLGCHHLQDNG; this is translated from the coding sequence ATGCTTCAATCCAGATTTACAACACAGGCGCTGGTCATCGGTTCAGGTATCGCCGGTGCCTGTTGTGCTCTCAATATCGCAGCGCAGGGACACGAAGTCCTGCTGCTCACCGCCGGGGACAACCTCGGAGACGGCAACACCGCCTATGCTCAAGGTGGCATTGTCGCACGCGGCTATGATGACAGCCCGGCTCTTTTGAGTAAGGACATCCTCAAGGCCGGTTGCAAACACAATCGCACCAAAGCAGTGAATCATCTGTCCAAGCACGGCCCCGGTGCGGTGCAAAAGATGCTCATCGACCGCATCGGCGTTCCCTTTGCACGCAAGGAAAACGGCGATTTGGACATGACCCGTGAAGGAGCGCACTCCGCCTACCGGGTGCTCTACTGCGGCGACTACACCGGCAAGGCCATCATGGAAAAGCTGACCGAAGCGATCCAGGCCGAACCCAACATCAAGGTCCTGTCCGGCCGTACCGCCGTGGACCTGGTCACCAGCCTGCATCACACCACGTCGCTCTCTTTCAGATACAGCCGGACCAACCAGTGTCTCGGCGCCTATGTCTACAACGAGTCGAACAACACGGTGGAGACTCTCCTGGCCGACTACACGGTCTTGGCCACAGGTGGTGCCGGCAGGCTGTTCCTGCACTCCACCAATGCCAAGTGCTCGCTGGGGTCAGCCCTGGCCATGGCCCATCGGGCCGGTGTCCGACTCATGAACGCCGAGTATGTCCAATTTCACCCCACGGCCCTCTTCCACCGCTCCAAACGCCTCTTCCTCATTACCGAGGCCATGCGCGGAGAAGGCGCACATCTGGTCAACAGCAAGGGCGAACGGTTCATGTCCCGCTATGACCCGCGCCTGGAACTTGCCCCCCGCGACGTCGTGTCACGGGCCATCGTGGATACGCTGCACCGCTCCGGCGAAGACTGCGTCTTCCTGGATTGCCGTCCGGTGGAACACAATCTTTCCCAGCGATTCCCCACCATCTACAAACGATGCCTGGACTTGGGAATCAACATCGACAACGACCCCATCCCGGTGGTCCCGGCGGCGCATTACCACTGCGGCGGCGTCTACTCCGACCTCAACGGGCTGACCAGCCTGGAGCGTCTGTACGCCATCGGCGAATGCTCATGCACTGGGGTGCATGGCGCCAACCGTCTGGCCAGCACCTCGCTGCTTGAAGGCGTACTCTGGGGTTGTAACGCCGGTGACTCCATCGGCAAGAAACTGACCTCGAAACGTGGCGTGAACCGTCGGCTCAAGGACTCCATCCCTGACTGGCAGCACCCGGGGCAAACGCAGAATGAAGACCCCGCACTCATCGCCCAGGATTGGATGAACATCCGCTCCACCATGTGGAACTATGCGGGCATCAACCGCACGGACCAGCGCCTGTCACGCGCCTGCGAGGATCTGCGCGTTCTTATCAAGGACCTGACTCTTTTCTACAAGACCACGCCGCTTTCCAAGCCGCTCATTGACCTCTACCACGGATGTTTTGCGGCCAACATTGTCGCCATGTCTGCCTTGAGCAACAAGCGATCCCTCGGATGCCACCATCTGCAGGACAACGGATAA
- a CDS encoding ferritin-like domain-containing protein — MAHFFHANEIAKVAVEIERKGRQFYNRAADAAQSEETKDLFRYLAEEETKHEEIFSALLERLGSVELPAWSNEEEYTTYLNALIDSHALFSGGLAEKYMADAADEDTAIRMAMSFEKDTLLFFLEMKELVPESEKDAVQQCADEERNHLRQLKERLNS, encoded by the coding sequence ATGGCTCACTTTTTTCATGCAAATGAAATTGCAAAAGTTGCCGTCGAGATAGAAAGGAAAGGCCGGCAGTTTTACAACCGCGCCGCTGACGCTGCCCAGTCGGAAGAGACCAAAGATCTGTTCCGCTACCTGGCAGAAGAAGAAACCAAGCACGAAGAAATCTTCAGTGCCCTGCTTGAACGCCTGGGTTCGGTTGAACTTCCTGCCTGGTCCAATGAAGAAGAATATACCACCTATCTCAATGCACTGATTGATTCGCACGCATTGTTCAGTGGCGGCCTGGCTGAAAAATACATGGCTGATGCCGCTGATGAAGACACAGCCATTCGTATGGCCATGAGCTTTGAAAAAGACACATTGCTCTTCTTCTTGGAAATGAAGGAGCTCGTACCCGAATCTGAAAAAGATGCGGTACAGCAGTGTGCTGACGAAGAACGCAATCACCTTCGTCAGTTAAAGGAACGCCTTAATTCCTAA
- a CDS encoding FAD/NAD(P)-binding protein, producing the protein MTNASNPYLPAIGTIIETIQETPNIKTFRIVLNDEEEMKNFKFHPGQVGQLSVFGTGESTFVINSPPTRMDYLQFSVMRCGEVTSKLHSLSAGDQVGVRAPLGGWFPYEELKGKDIVFVGGGIGMAPLRTLLLYMLDNRADYGKISVLYGARSPQDMAFKYEVPEWSAADNLECRLTIDAEAEGWEHSVGLIPNVLLEMNPSPENTVAITCGPPIMIKFTLQALAKLGFQDEQILTTLEKRMKCGIGICGRCNIGDKYVCIDGPVFTYKELKEIPNEL; encoded by the coding sequence ATGACTAACGCGTCCAATCCGTATCTTCCTGCCATTGGGACCATTATTGAGACCATTCAGGAAACACCGAATATCAAAACCTTCCGCATCGTGCTCAACGATGAGGAAGAGATGAAGAACTTCAAGTTCCATCCCGGACAAGTAGGCCAGCTCTCGGTGTTCGGCACCGGTGAGTCCACTTTTGTCATCAATTCGCCGCCGACCCGCATGGACTACCTGCAGTTCAGCGTCATGCGCTGCGGTGAAGTGACTTCCAAACTGCACTCCCTGTCCGCAGGTGATCAGGTTGGCGTCCGCGCCCCGTTGGGCGGCTGGTTCCCGTATGAAGAACTCAAGGGTAAAGACATCGTCTTCGTCGGCGGTGGTATCGGTATGGCTCCCCTGCGTACGCTCCTGCTGTACATGCTGGACAACCGTGCAGACTACGGCAAAATCTCCGTACTCTACGGCGCACGTTCTCCTCAGGACATGGCCTTCAAGTACGAAGTCCCCGAATGGTCCGCGGCCGACAACCTCGAATGCCGCCTGACCATCGATGCCGAAGCCGAAGGCTGGGAACACTCCGTGGGCCTCATTCCCAACGTATTGCTGGAAATGAACCCGTCCCCGGAAAACACCGTGGCCATCACCTGTGGTCCTCCGATCATGATCAAGTTCACCCTGCAGGCCCTGGCAAAACTCGGCTTCCAGGACGAACAGATCCTGACCACCCTTGAAAAGCGCATGAAGTGCGGCATCGGTATCTGTGGTCGTTGCAACATCGGCGACAAGTACGTCTGCATCGACGGCCCTGTGTTCACCTACAAGGAACTCAAGGAAATCCCGAACGAACTGTAA